In one Haloplanus salinus genomic region, the following are encoded:
- a CDS encoding DUF555 domain-containing protein: MSNYLVAMEAAWLVRDVEDVDDAIGVAVSEAGKRLNEQDKEYVEVEVGVTPCPACGEPFDSAFIAANTALVGLLLEIEVFNADGENHATRIAKSEVGGALRDVPLSVIEVVETETEED; the protein is encoded by the coding sequence ATGAGCAACTATCTCGTCGCCATGGAGGCGGCTTGGTTGGTGCGTGACGTCGAGGACGTCGACGACGCCATCGGCGTCGCGGTCAGCGAAGCCGGCAAACGCCTCAACGAACAGGACAAGGAGTACGTCGAAGTCGAAGTCGGCGTCACTCCGTGTCCGGCCTGTGGCGAACCCTTCGACTCCGCGTTCATCGCCGCCAACACCGCCCTCGTCGGCCTGCTCCTCGAAATCGAGGTGTTCAACGCCGACGGCGAGAATCACGCCACCCGGATCGCGAAAAGCGAAGTCGGTGGGGCTCTCCGCGACGTGCCGCTGTCGGTCATCGAAGTCGTGGAAACCGAGACCGAGGAGGACTGA
- a CDS encoding rubrerythrin family protein has protein sequence MDADGLRAAVEAEHADALSLLGSPDLLVGLSGGGPDPDPDPDPDPAALLRAAADSEYAAHETFHEWAGAAADPGLHGTFTEVANQEAEHFRRVRAAMAAPEDHDAERAGPMHAYLRGREDPIQQVAGGMVGRTLVSLRTHGRLIDFFDAAADRDRAALFRDLRDETATCLDEGLATLDERAEGDDWAAAEAVAGYTVRLAADDLRDALRDG, from the coding sequence ATGGACGCCGATGGCCTCCGGGCGGCGGTCGAAGCCGAACACGCCGACGCGCTCTCCCTCCTCGGGTCACCCGATCTGCTGGTGGGACTCTCCGGCGGCGGCCCGGATCCCGACCCCGACCCCGACCCCGACCCCGCGGCACTGTTGCGAGCGGCCGCGGACAGCGAGTACGCCGCCCACGAGACGTTCCACGAGTGGGCCGGCGCCGCGGCCGATCCCGGCCTCCACGGGACCTTCACCGAGGTGGCGAACCAGGAAGCCGAGCATTTTCGCCGGGTCCGTGCGGCGATGGCGGCCCCCGAGGATCACGACGCCGAACGGGCCGGGCCGATGCACGCCTACCTCCGGGGTCGCGAGGACCCGATCCAGCAGGTCGCGGGCGGCATGGTCGGGCGGACGCTCGTTAGCCTCCGCACCCACGGACGCCTGATCGACTTCTTCGACGCCGCCGCCGACCGCGACCGGGCCGCCCTCTTCAGGGATCTCCGGGACGAGACGGCGACCTGCCTCGACGAGGGCCTCGCGACGCTCGACGAACGCGCCGAAGGCGACGACTGGGCGGCCGCCGAGGCCGTCGCGGGCTACACGGTTCGTCTCGCCGCCGACGACCTCCGCGACGCCCTGCGGGACGGGTAA
- a CDS encoding ribbon-helix-helix protein, CopG family, protein MDEGDGLAGMETVTIELDAETLEEVDDIAFADHRENRAAAIRTLLDEWLKAREE, encoded by the coding sequence ATGGACGAGGGAGACGGACTCGCGGGAATGGAGACGGTGACTATCGAACTGGACGCGGAGACGCTCGAGGAGGTCGACGACATCGCTTTCGCCGACCACCGGGAGAATCGAGCCGCGGCGATCAGGACCCTCCTCGACGAGTGGCTGAAGGCGCGCGAGGAGTGA
- the lysW gene encoding lysine biosynthesis protein LysW, translating to MSECVECGAEVTLHEDLEVGEIVDCGTCGAELEVIGVDPVELDAAPELEEDWGE from the coding sequence ATGTCCGAGTGCGTCGAATGTGGGGCCGAAGTAACCCTGCACGAGGATCTGGAAGTGGGAGAGATCGTCGACTGTGGGACCTGTGGCGCCGAACTCGAAGTCATCGGCGTCGATCCCGTCGAACTGGACGCCGCCCCCGAACTCGAAGAGGACTGGGGCGAGTAG
- a CDS encoding DUF3179 domain-containing protein: MDSQHTRRGALALGIGLAGALAGCLGASSGSSEPPGSSEPPGSSEPPESSASPTPSTTADDAAGPPAADRSPYMAYEASRLRDATVSGGVPKDGIPSIDEPSFLGTSAAALDDREIVFGVVRGDDVRAYPQRILVHHEIVNDRLDGVPVSVTYCPLTGTVLGFERGATTFGVSGTLVNSNLVMYDRATDSRWPQVLATAIEGSLEGRSLREFEVVWTTWGRWRRRHPDTEVLSEDTGYARNYGVDPYGSYTPTVRGYYDRESTMFDPLATDDRLGTKAVVVGARTAAGAAAVSMERLRARGVVDAGLGDDRIAFVHDAALDAGHAYRVPPGVTVESTTDAVRVDGERHAPDALPFERRHAVEAMWFAWAGFYPETTLDA, translated from the coding sequence ATGGACTCACAACACACGCGGCGTGGGGCGCTAGCGCTCGGCATCGGTCTCGCCGGTGCGCTCGCGGGGTGTCTCGGCGCATCGTCGGGGTCGTCGGAGCCGCCGGGGTCGTCGGAGCCGCCGGGGTCGTCGGAGCCGCCGGAGTCGTCGGCGTCGCCCACGCCGTCGACGACCGCCGACGACGCGGCCGGCCCGCCGGCGGCCGACCGCTCCCCGTACATGGCGTACGAGGCGTCTCGACTCCGCGATGCGACGGTCTCCGGCGGCGTGCCCAAGGACGGCATCCCCTCGATCGACGAGCCGTCGTTCCTCGGCACGTCGGCCGCCGCCTTGGACGACCGCGAGATCGTATTCGGCGTCGTCCGCGGCGACGACGTACGGGCCTACCCGCAGCGCATCCTCGTCCACCACGAAATCGTCAACGATCGGCTGGACGGCGTCCCGGTCAGCGTCACCTACTGTCCGCTCACGGGGACGGTGCTGGGGTTCGAGCGCGGGGCAACCACGTTCGGCGTCTCGGGCACCCTCGTCAACAGCAACCTCGTGATGTACGACCGAGCGACCGACAGCCGGTGGCCACAGGTGCTCGCGACGGCCATCGAGGGGTCGCTCGAAGGGCGCTCCCTCCGCGAGTTCGAGGTCGTCTGGACTACGTGGGGTCGGTGGCGACGACGCCACCCGGACACCGAGGTGTTGTCGGAAGACACCGGCTACGCCCGCAACTACGGCGTCGATCCATACGGCTCTTACACCCCGACGGTCCGTGGATACTACGACCGGGAGTCGACGATGTTCGATCCGCTCGCGACCGACGACCGTCTCGGCACCAAGGCCGTCGTCGTCGGCGCCCGTACCGCCGCCGGCGCGGCGGCCGTCTCGATGGAGCGGCTTCGAGCGCGGGGTGTCGTCGACGCCGGACTCGGTGACGACCGGATTGCGTTCGTTCACGACGCCGCCCTCGACGCCGGCCACGCCTACCGCGTCCCGCCCGGGGTGACCGTCGAGTCGACGACGGACGCCGTCCGCGTCGACGGCGAGCGCCACGCCCCCGACGCGCTTCCTTTCGAGCGGCGCCACGCCGTCGAGGCGATGTGGTTCGCGTGGGCGGGCTTCTACCCGGAGACGACCCTCGATGCGTGA
- a CDS encoding 2Fe-2S iron-sulfur cluster-binding protein, translating to MTDYTVEFVGTGETIQVPETRTILSACLDAGIAQEYSCRVGMCLACSAEIVEGEVAQPAARALTEAEAESYALTCMARPQSDLVLHRGKYPPSIEDAPPATDTATADDD from the coding sequence ATGACCGACTACACCGTCGAGTTCGTCGGCACCGGCGAGACGATTCAGGTGCCCGAGACCCGGACCATCCTGTCCGCGTGTCTCGACGCCGGCATCGCACAGGAGTACTCCTGTCGCGTCGGGATGTGTCTGGCCTGCTCTGCCGAAATCGTCGAGGGCGAGGTGGCCCAGCCGGCTGCCCGGGCGCTGACCGAAGCGGAAGCCGAGTCGTACGCCCTGACCTGCATGGCTCGCCCGCAGAGCGACCTAGTCCTTCACCGTGGCAAGTACCCCCCGAGCATCGAGGACGCGCCGCCGGCGACCGATACGGCCACCGCGGACGACGACTGA
- the artA gene encoding archaeosortase A codes for MAGPLTDALAWLVVGLFLAGTVLRWRSSDHSRTVMVSAWGVFAVFWAALVPHFAFVQKSFVEGFLSLAAVPASLYVGYLLYRGRDSLFVLSRAVAVMGVVYLPFETIPALTAGGLSVPSPRHVLISHTTAQTERAMELLGYSPTLVEGDQGYLNTFKFVTDGGHVILFSIILACTGLGSIAIFVGLIAAVEAPLGRKLRALAIAVPVIYVLNIARTTFIGLVFGKQYMQWFVDEVLFLFGGTDPYKVSFYLSDRVISQMLAVVALVGVTYLVVRELPELLTIVEDVLYIITREEYDLHEALDVPERAELGPGAD; via the coding sequence ATGGCTGGCCCTCTCACTGACGCGCTCGCGTGGCTGGTCGTCGGTCTCTTCCTCGCCGGAACCGTCCTCCGGTGGCGGTCGAGCGACCACTCGCGGACGGTGATGGTCTCCGCATGGGGCGTCTTCGCCGTCTTCTGGGCGGCGCTCGTCCCCCACTTCGCGTTCGTCCAGAAGAGCTTCGTCGAGGGGTTCCTCTCGCTCGCGGCCGTCCCCGCCTCGCTGTACGTCGGCTACCTGCTCTATCGGGGTCGTGACTCCCTCTTCGTCCTCTCGCGGGCCGTCGCCGTCATGGGCGTCGTCTACCTCCCCTTCGAGACGATTCCGGCGCTCACGGCCGGCGGCCTCTCCGTTCCCTCGCCCCGGCACGTCCTCATCTCGCACACGACGGCACAGACCGAACGGGCGATGGAGCTGCTCGGCTACTCCCCGACGCTCGTCGAGGGTGATCAGGGCTACCTCAACACGTTCAAGTTCGTCACCGACGGCGGGCACGTCATCCTGTTTTCGATCATCCTCGCCTGTACCGGACTGGGGAGCATCGCCATCTTCGTCGGCCTGATCGCCGCCGTCGAAGCGCCGCTGGGCCGCAAACTCCGTGCGCTCGCCATCGCCGTCCCGGTCATCTACGTCCTCAACATCGCACGAACGACGTTTATCGGTCTGGTGTTCGGCAAGCAGTACATGCAGTGGTTCGTCGACGAGGTTCTCTTTCTGTTCGGGGGCACCGACCCCTACAAAGTCTCGTTCTACCTCTCCGATCGGGTGATCAGTCAGATGCTCGCGGTGGTCGCTCTCGTCGGCGTTACCTACCTCGTGGTCCGGGAACTGCCCGAACTCCTCACTATCGTCGAGGACGTGCTCTACATCATCACGCGCGAGGAGTACGACCTCCACGAGGCGCTCGACGTGCCCGAACGGGCCGAACTCGGTCCGGGAGCCGACTGA
- a CDS encoding DUF7344 domain-containing protein: MSQQRGTTPERDDDPSAEPTDRPAAPTEQEVFDILSNRRRRYALYALSNDDTATIGSLAERIAAWENDCPVEEVTSTERKRVYTALQQSHLPKLERTGLISFDHDTGRVHPTDTVGEMDIYLEVVGEEQLSWDQYYLGLSAVSAGIVVAVWLGLPPFRALSPLLWMTIVVSLFAVSATIHNYGSANLDAASEPPEVSRRS; the protein is encoded by the coding sequence ATGAGTCAACAGAGGGGGACCACGCCGGAGAGGGACGACGATCCGTCGGCCGAGCCGACGGATCGTCCCGCCGCGCCGACGGAGCAGGAAGTGTTCGACATCCTGTCGAATCGACGGCGTCGATACGCGCTGTACGCGCTGTCGAACGACGACACGGCGACCATCGGCTCGCTGGCCGAACGGATCGCCGCCTGGGAGAACGACTGCCCCGTCGAGGAGGTGACGTCGACGGAGCGAAAGCGCGTCTACACGGCGCTCCAGCAGTCACACTTGCCGAAGCTAGAGCGGACGGGGCTGATCAGCTTCGACCACGACACCGGCCGGGTCCACCCCACCGACACCGTCGGCGAGATGGACATCTACCTCGAAGTCGTCGGCGAGGAACAGCTATCGTGGGACCAGTACTATCTGGGTCTCTCGGCGGTGTCAGCGGGTATCGTCGTCGCCGTCTGGCTCGGACTCCCGCCGTTCCGTGCTCTCTCCCCGCTGCTCTGGATGACGATCGTCGTGAGTCTGTTTGCCGTCTCCGCGACCATCCACAACTACGGGTCGGCGAACCTCGACGCTGCCAGCGAGCCGCCGGAAGTCAGCCGCCGGTCCTGA
- a CDS encoding PAS domain-containing protein, which yields MERQPTPRPAIRAALREALTADRESFRGTVGRLADEHGFDAERLATDPETFDCPDAVGSIDPPARRLVWRAWTLEDAPLGVVLTGAAYHDNPLLYANRTTRRLTGYSLPALSGENLRRLQGPGTDPETVDGLRDALRGWNEVTVDLRNYRADGTPFTNRVTLVPVPDDTGTVQHWFGLQAAVPEP from the coding sequence GTGGAGCGACAGCCGACGCCACGGCCAGCGATACGGGCGGCGCTTCGCGAGGCCCTCACCGCGGACCGCGAATCGTTTCGGGGGACCGTCGGCCGCCTCGCGGACGAGCACGGATTCGACGCCGAGCGCCTCGCCACGGACCCGGAGACGTTCGACTGCCCCGACGCAGTCGGGTCGATAGACCCGCCCGCCAGGCGGCTCGTCTGGCGAGCGTGGACGCTCGAAGACGCGCCCCTCGGCGTCGTCCTCACCGGCGCGGCGTACCACGACAACCCCCTGTTGTACGCCAACCGCACGACCCGCCGGCTGACCGGCTACTCGCTGCCCGCGCTCTCCGGTGAGAACCTGCGACGGCTGCAGGGGCCCGGAACCGACCCAGAGACGGTCGACGGCCTTCGGGACGCGCTCCGTGGCTGGAACGAGGTTACGGTCGACCTACGCAACTACCGCGCCGACGGCACCCCGTTCACCAACCGGGTAACGCTCGTCCCCGTGCCGGACGATACCGGCACCGTACAACACTGGTTCGGACTGCAGGCGGCCGTCCCCGAGCCGTGA
- a CDS encoding universal stress protein: MSARVLVPVDGSAESRRAFTHATVRFPDQDIVVLHVIEPFADHTKAGGHGSGRTEHVFEKRQRLLDDVVERDDGTGTITTDLVYGRPVHAIPRYVETNEIDEVVMGSRGHGGTARLLLGSVADAVVRRVPVPVTVVRSTDDGDDDRHRPVARVLVPFDQSVCSRNALDYAFERFPDAAVTALFVEYPRLETYERVASEDDLDDVAAASGVAEYTRDVLATARRIAERNDRAVETATATGDPSGGIIGWIDRNDVDHVVIGCHGRSGVARWLLGSVAEAVVRRAPVPVTTVK; this comes from the coding sequence ATGTCCGCCCGTGTTCTGGTGCCGGTCGACGGTTCGGCGGAATCACGACGCGCGTTCACCCACGCCACCGTACGGTTTCCCGATCAAGACATCGTCGTGTTGCACGTGATCGAACCGTTCGCGGATCATACGAAAGCCGGCGGACACGGTAGTGGGCGAACGGAACACGTATTCGAGAAGCGACAGCGACTGCTGGACGACGTCGTCGAACGCGACGACGGCACCGGGACGATCACGACGGACCTCGTCTACGGCCGGCCGGTTCACGCGATTCCGCGGTACGTGGAGACGAACGAAATCGACGAGGTGGTCATGGGCTCCCGTGGGCACGGGGGGACGGCGCGTCTCCTGTTGGGGAGCGTCGCGGACGCGGTCGTCCGTCGCGTCCCGGTTCCGGTGACCGTCGTTCGGTCGACCGACGATGGTGACGACGACCGTCACCGGCCGGTCGCGCGCGTCCTCGTCCCGTTCGATCAGTCCGTCTGTTCGCGCAACGCGCTCGACTATGCGTTCGAGCGGTTTCCGGACGCGGCGGTGACGGCGCTTTTCGTGGAGTATCCGCGGTTGGAGACGTACGAACGCGTCGCGTCGGAAGACGACCTCGACGACGTGGCCGCCGCGAGCGGCGTCGCCGAGTACACCCGCGACGTCCTCGCGACGGCACGACGGATCGCGGAACGGAACGACCGGGCGGTCGAAACCGCGACCGCAACGGGGGATCCCTCCGGGGGCATCATAGGGTGGATCGACCGAAACGACGTCGACCACGTGGTGATCGGCTGTCACGGGCGGAGCGGCGTCGCCAGATGGCTCCTCGGAAGCGTCGCGGAGGCCGTCGTCCGCCGTGCGCCCGTTCCCGTCACGACCGTGAAATAG
- the dph5 gene encoding diphthine synthase — translation MLSFVGLGLYDERSITVEGRQALRAADRAFAEFYTSRLVGTSVDALEAHHGVDIEVRDRTGVEQRPDPILDAAEDESVVFLTAGDTMISTTHVDLRLRAIDRGIDTRVIHGVSAAQAASGLTGLQNYRFGKAVTLPFPRAHGGDGVPASVVDSVAANRERGLHTLVYLDIKVDDGRGSEADETYMTADVAAGLLAEAWPDRLGVAVARAGSPAPVVAADRLSALADREFGDPLHLLVLPGDLHHVEADALRTLGGVPADRLPE, via the coding sequence ATGCTCAGTTTCGTCGGTCTCGGGCTCTACGACGAGCGGTCGATCACGGTCGAGGGGCGTCAGGCCCTCCGCGCGGCCGACCGCGCGTTCGCCGAATTCTACACCAGTCGCCTCGTCGGCACGAGCGTCGACGCCCTCGAAGCCCACCACGGCGTCGACATCGAGGTCCGTGACCGCACGGGCGTCGAGCAACGACCCGACCCGATCCTCGACGCCGCCGAAGACGAGTCCGTCGTCTTTCTCACCGCCGGCGACACGATGATCTCGACGACCCACGTCGACCTCCGCCTTCGCGCCATCGACCGCGGCATCGACACCCGCGTGATTCACGGCGTCTCCGCCGCACAGGCGGCGAGCGGACTCACTGGCCTCCAAAACTACCGCTTCGGCAAGGCCGTCACCCTCCCGTTCCCGCGGGCCCACGGCGGCGACGGGGTGCCCGCGTCGGTCGTCGATTCGGTGGCGGCGAACCGCGAACGTGGCCTCCACACCCTCGTCTACCTCGATATCAAGGTCGACGACGGCCGCGGGAGCGAGGCCGACGAGACGTACATGACCGCCGACGTTGCGGCCGGTCTCCTCGCCGAGGCGTGGCCCGACCGCCTCGGCGTCGCCGTCGCACGGGCAGGGAGTCCCGCTCCCGTGGTCGCCGCGGACCGACTCTCGGCGCTCGCGGACCGCGAGTTCGGCGACCCGCTCCACCTCCTCGTGCTCCCCGGTGACCTCCACCACGTCGAGGCGGACGCGCTCCGGACGCTCGGCGGCGTCCCAGCGGACCGACTGCCGGAGTAG
- a CDS encoding universal stress protein: MYDAILVPTDGSEGVDRTLEHAVEMARRYDAWIHALYVVDRRFELAADEDREDLVERLTERGGAAVAAVAEAAENAGVDAVTDVREGIPYKTILDYVAETDVDVIAMGTHGRTGRDRLAHLGSVTDRVVENASVPVFVVNIGDGD; this comes from the coding sequence GTGTACGACGCGATACTCGTTCCGACGGACGGGAGCGAAGGGGTCGACCGGACGCTCGAACACGCCGTGGAGATGGCGCGACGGTACGACGCCTGGATCCACGCGCTGTACGTGGTCGACCGGCGGTTCGAACTCGCGGCCGACGAGGACCGCGAGGACCTGGTCGAGCGGTTGACCGAGCGGGGCGGGGCGGCCGTCGCCGCCGTCGCCGAAGCGGCCGAAAACGCCGGCGTCGACGCCGTCACCGACGTCCGCGAGGGCATCCCGTACAAGACCATCCTCGACTACGTCGCGGAGACCGACGTCGACGTCATCGCGATGGGCACCCACGGCCGGACCGGTCGTGACCGCCTCGCACACCTCGGCAGCGTCACCGACCGCGTCGTCGAGAACGCGTCCGTCCCGGTGTTCGTCGTCAACATCGGCGACGGGGACTGA
- a CDS encoding iron transporter yields the protein MKRRTLLRAGALAGSLSLAGCSSLVETRTVGVPPIPEDRPNGIYHPSHVEGMAMAGTATSGDYAVGLFYSYPHRFWNVNGGDTSLTDIESDDAVHLMASVWDPETETVLPETGLSLEISRDGSLVSQEAIYPMLSQPMGFHYGANFGLEGDGTYTVRLSVGAVSTRRTGAFADRFADPATVEIPFEYSEAAKNEISFERFDDDAATPGAVDPMSMEMLPDAFAPLESNLPGTVLGSGTSNDARLVVTALESVPAGVDGDGTYLAVSARTRYNRMVIPAMGLSGTLTRDGETVYDGAFDRTLDPDIGYHYGAVVDGVESGDALTLSVGVQPQTARHEGYETAFGGLMGGMPDVTVPIP from the coding sequence ATGAAGCGCCGCACGCTGCTTCGGGCGGGCGCCCTCGCCGGATCGCTGTCGCTCGCTGGCTGTTCCAGCCTGGTCGAAACGCGGACCGTTGGCGTCCCGCCGATTCCCGAGGATCGTCCGAACGGGATCTACCACCCGAGCCACGTCGAGGGGATGGCGATGGCCGGGACGGCGACGAGCGGCGACTACGCGGTCGGGCTCTTCTACAGCTACCCCCACCGGTTCTGGAACGTCAACGGCGGCGACACCTCGCTAACCGACATCGAGAGCGACGACGCCGTCCACCTGATGGCGAGCGTCTGGGACCCCGAGACGGAGACGGTCCTCCCCGAAACCGGCCTGTCGCTCGAAATCAGCCGGGACGGGTCGCTCGTCTCCCAGGAGGCCATCTACCCCATGCTCTCCCAGCCCATGGGCTTTCATTACGGCGCGAACTTCGGGCTGGAGGGCGACGGCACCTACACGGTTCGGCTGAGCGTCGGCGCGGTGTCGACCCGCCGGACCGGCGCCTTCGCCGACCGCTTCGCCGACCCAGCGACCGTCGAAATTCCCTTCGAGTACAGCGAGGCGGCGAAAAACGAGATTTCGTTCGAGCGATTCGACGACGATGCGGCCACGCCCGGCGCCGTCGATCCGATGTCGATGGAGATGCTCCCGGACGCGTTCGCCCCCCTCGAATCCAACCTGCCGGGGACGGTGCTGGGATCGGGCACGAGCAACGACGCCCGACTCGTCGTGACCGCGCTGGAATCGGTGCCGGCGGGGGTCGACGGTGACGGCACCTACCTCGCCGTCTCGGCGCGCACGCGATACAACCGGATGGTGATCCCCGCGATGGGGCTGTCGGGCACGCTCACCCGCGACGGCGAGACGGTGTACGACGGGGCGTTCGACCGGACGCTCGACCCCGACATCGGCTACCACTACGGCGCCGTCGTCGACGGCGTCGAGTCGGGCGACGCGCTCACGCTGTCGGTCGGCGTCCAGCCCCAGACGGCGCGCCACGAAGGGTACGAGACGGCCTTCGGCGGCCTCATGGGCGGCATGCCGGACGTGACGGTCCCGATCCCCTGA
- a CDS encoding nuclear transport factor 2 family protein: MTTEHVLDHHLDAFTGQDLDECLADYTDDSVVITNMGTFRGLDEIEGLFAGLFEEFSQDGSTVELDRKEIEGEYAYIVWHGETPDNDYEFCTDTFVVEDGVITRQTFAGKVEPKV, encoded by the coding sequence ATGACCACCGAACACGTACTCGACCACCACCTCGACGCGTTCACCGGACAGGACCTCGACGAGTGCCTCGCCGACTACACCGACGACTCCGTCGTCATCACCAACATGGGAACCTTCCGGGGCCTCGACGAGATCGAAGGGCTGTTCGCCGGGCTGTTCGAGGAGTTCTCACAGGACGGCTCGACCGTCGAACTCGACCGGAAGGAGATCGAAGGCGAGTACGCGTACATCGTCTGGCACGGGGAGACGCCCGACAACGACTACGAGTTCTGTACGGACACGTTCGTCGTCGAAGACGGCGTCATCACCCGACAGACGTTCGCCGGCAAGGTCGAACCGAAGGTTTAG
- a CDS encoding VOC family protein, translating to MTRPHHFGVTVTDLDRAVEFYRHTFDLDAVERFSVSGAAFADGVGVEGATGRFAHFVLDGARIELVEYDPAGPARDDPTVNRPGATHLGLAVDDLDAFYADLDPTVETISEPRTTESGTRILFVRDPDGTLIEILEP from the coding sequence GTGACCCGACCACACCACTTCGGCGTCACCGTGACCGACCTCGATCGTGCGGTCGAGTTCTACCGTCACACCTTCGATCTGGACGCCGTCGAGCGCTTCAGCGTCTCCGGGGCGGCGTTCGCCGACGGCGTCGGCGTCGAGGGCGCGACGGGTCGCTTCGCCCACTTCGTCCTCGACGGCGCCCGGATCGAACTCGTCGAGTACGACCCCGCGGGGCCGGCGAGGGACGATCCGACTGTAAACCGCCCCGGGGCGACGCATCTGGGTCTCGCCGTCGACGATCTCGACGCGTTCTACGCCGACCTCGACCCGACCGTCGAGACGATAAGCGAGCCGCGAACGACCGAGAGCGGGACGCGAATCCTGTTCGTTCGCGACCCGGACGGGACGTTGATCGAGATACTGGAGCCGTAA
- a CDS encoding HalOD1 output domain-containing protein — MSENDTWDVVWDDDHDAYTMRYDRDGLAPSVAAAVLLETALDAETDPLFDYVDPDALDAIVDGSEAAVTVTFDVEAATVTVHADSRVFVRV, encoded by the coding sequence ATGAGTGAGAACGACACTTGGGACGTGGTCTGGGACGACGATCACGACGCCTACACGATGCGATACGACCGCGACGGCCTCGCCCCCAGCGTCGCCGCTGCCGTGTTGCTAGAGACGGCGCTGGACGCGGAGACCGACCCTCTCTTCGATTACGTAGACCCCGACGCTCTCGACGCCATCGTCGACGGTTCCGAGGCGGCGGTGACGGTCACGTTCGACGTCGAGGCGGCCACGGTGACCGTTCACGCCGACAGCCGAGTGTTCGTCCGGGTCTAA
- a CDS encoding DUF7563 family protein has translation MPSCQNCGSFVTDDYVRVFAPTGMTEPRVCPNCEDLVRDGADVRRARARRT, from the coding sequence ATGCCGAGCTGTCAGAACTGTGGCTCGTTCGTCACCGACGACTACGTCCGAGTGTTCGCCCCGACCGGCATGACCGAACCGCGCGTCTGTCCGAACTGCGAGGACCTCGTCCGCGACGGCGCGGACGTGCGACGGGCGCGCGCGAGACGCACCTGA